The following proteins are encoded in a genomic region of Oryzias latipes chromosome 17, ASM223467v1:
- the LOC101156770 gene encoding protein FAM49B has protein sequence MGNLIKVLTRDIDNNAGNVFLDFENAQPSPSETDIWETVKQTLEEAQVVLNDLQAYRGAGEEIRQAIQSPADEDVQEKAWSAVVPLVAKLKTFYEFSQKLESSLRSLLDVLTRSGTTPTQQLEQKQALARQFAHILHFTLRFDELKMTNPAIQNDFSYYRRTISRMRINNLPSDSGGEVNNELANHMSLFYANATPMLKTLSNATSKFVSDNPDVPIENTTDCLSTMACVCKVMLETPEYRSRFTSEETVLFCLRVMVGVIILYDHVHPAGAFVKTSNIDMKGCIRVLREQAPSSVEGLLNALRYTTKHLNDETTSKQIRNMLQ, from the exons ATGGGGAACCTGATCAAAGTATTAACCAGGGACATCGACAACAATGCTGGAAATGTCTTCCTGGACTTTGAGA ATGCGCAGCCATCCCCCTCAGAAACAGATATTTGGGAGACAGTGAAACAGACTCTGGAGGAGGCCCAGGTGGTCCTGAATGATCTGCAGGCATacagaggagctggagaggAGATACGACAG GCAATCCAGAGTCCGGCGGATGAGGATGTTCAGGAGAAAGCTTGGTCTGCTGTGGTTCCTCTGGTGGCCAAACTCAAAACCTTCTATGAGTTCTCGCAGAAACTGG AGTCTAGCCTGCGCTCTTTGCTGGATGTCCTTACCCGCTCCGGGACCACGCCCACACAGCAGCTGGAGCAGAAGCAGGCCCTTGCCCGCCAGTTTGCCCACATCTTGCACTTCACTCTACGGTTTGACGAGCTAAAG ATGACCAACCCAGCCATCCAGAACGACTTCAGCTACTACCGCCGTACCATCAGCCGCATGCGCATCAACAATCTGCCC TCCGACTCAGGCGGCGAAGTGAACAACGAGCTGGCCAACCACATGTCCCTCTTCTATGCCAATGCCACGCCCATGCTTAAGACGTTGAGCAACGCCACCTCCAAGTTTGTTTCAGAT AATCCAGACGTACCCATTGAAAACACAACGGATTGTTTGAGCACAATGGCCTGTGTGTGCAAAGTGATGCTGGAAACTCC GGAGTATCGCAGCCGCTTCACTAGCGAAGAGACAGTGCTGTTCTGCCTGCGTGTGATGGTGGGGGTCATCATCCTGTACGACCACGTTCACCCAGCTGGCGCCTTCGTGAAGACGTCCAACATCGAT ATGAAAGGCTGCATCCGGGTCTTGAGGGAGCAGGCCCCCAGCAGCGTGGAGGGTCTGCTGAACGCTCTCAG GTACACGACCAAACACCTGAACGACGAGACTACCTCCAAGCAGATCCGAAACATGCTGCAGTAG